GCGCGCGTCCAACGGCATTTCGGCAGGCGAATTGTGGGGATTTCGTCAAAAATGCGGCCGTGAAACCGCTGGAACTTTACCCAAACGGAACAACTGGAACGGTCGCAGCGAAAACGAATCGCTTTCCCAGGCGATTTCAATTCCCCAGGCGTTCGACTCGCCGATAGCGTGCCTTGGAGCGGGATCTCCATCCGGCGATTTTGGCAACGCCCACTTCGGCACCCCCGTTGCCGCTCTGTCCCACCTCACAGCCCACCATCACATTCATTCAAGCTCCGGTTTCGCAGTGAACACTTTATTCCAAGCCTTCGTTCGCTGATCTCCGGCCCAATATAATCATGAAAATTTTCTCCCCGATTCGCCATTGTTCCACCACCGCCAAACGCCTCGCATTGTCGGTCACCATCGCCGGTTCGCTCTTTGCTTCGGGCCTGGCACCATCGCTCGCTCATGCCAAGCAAGTCGATCCTGCTCTCACCGGTGGCATCTCCATCCTCGTCCACCGCTTTGATGAGGAGGCCGCCCCGATCGACCCCGCCGTTGTCGTGGATGCCCCCTCCGTTCCAACCGAAGACAAAGCGACCGAAGCCGGTGAAATCGAAGCGGAAGCGGCCAACGCCGGGGAGAACAAAGCGGAAGACGCCGAAGCTCAACCCGCTCAGCAAGCGATCATTTCGATCCCGGGCACGCACGACTCCATCCCCACCGTCAGCGTTGACATTCAACCCGAGTCCACCGGCGACGAGCTGAAGGTTGCCGCGGCCGACATCAACGATGTGTCCGCTCCCGCGACCAGCGTTCGCCGCACCTCCTCCGACTTCAACGAAATGCTGGCCGCCGTCGCTGCTTCCACCGCGGCCAAGATCGGGATCCCGCTCGAACAGTTCCTCGAACCGTTCGCCATGATTCGCACGCAAGCCAAACTGCCCCCCGTCGCTGGCGAACTCGATCCCGGGCTCAGCGAAGAAGTCGCCGACGACCAAGCCTTGGCTCAAGCGGTGGCACTGAACCGGTGGTGGTTGGACGAATCCATGCCCGAAATCGCTTCGGACGAACCCGTGCTGCAGAGCCAAGTGGTTCCAAACGCCGTGCCTGCCAAGCCTGCACCGCACAAGTTCACGATCGATGTTCGCGAGGAGTTGGCCGCACTCGCCGCGGAAGAACCCTTGGATGTCACACTTCCATCCGTGATCGTTCCCTTCATCGCCATGCATGACTTTTCAAAACCGGTTGGCAACACGGTTTTGAAATTGGGCGTGGAACGGATCACCGAGCCCGAAGTGGCTGTCGAAGACCCCAGCGATTTGGCAGGGAGCTCCCCTGTCATCGTGACCTTGGAAGAAGCCTACTTGCCCTATGACCTGAACGAGGGCGATTTCCACGAAGCTCAACTGGTGAAGGCATCCCCAGATTGCTTGTTGGAAGAAGCAGTGTGGCAGGTCAGCAAGGTGGCAGAAGTGGCGGAGTGCTTCTCGCCTCGGGAGCTGGGCGTGGTGTTGGCGGATGTGGCTCACCGCCGGTCGATGATTGAAGCGGATGTGTTGGATGTCGTGGCGAGTGACTTGGCGTCGTTGATCGCGAAACCTGTCCCGATGATGTTGGTGGATGGCGAACCGATCCCTCAACCGGTTCCGGACGCGGAACCCGACACGGTTCACTCGATCGACACGATGGTCGTCGACGGGGAAGTCATCCCGGCTCCGTCCCCGGATGCGGTTCCCGATGAATTGCCCAACTCGGCAATCATCGAGATCATGCTCGTCGATGGTGACTTGGTTCCCGCGCCCACGCCCGACGACGCTCCGGATGCGATGGAATCGTCTCCCGCGATCCCGACGATGCTGGTGGACGGCAACGCGATCCCGGCTCCCACGCCCGATGGAATTCCGAACGGCATCGTGAGCCTGAACACGGCCACCGGAATCGAATCCATCGTGGCCGTCGACGTGGTCCCCGACTCAGCCTACCCTGAGCTGAATCCGGGACTGGATCCCGCCGCGATGGACGCGGAAACGCAGTTGGCCACACGTCCCGAGGAAGACAACGTTCAACGCTAAACGTTGCCTCGAGACTCGCCACTGAAACGCGAGCGTCCCGACCTTCGATCGCCATCCGAAACCCACGTCGTTGTGAACCAACGTCGTGGGTTTCGCTCGTTTATACTTGCCGCACCAGTCTCAATCCTCGTGCAGCAGGTACATCCATGTCTATCAGGCGGATTTTCGGTTTCGGACTCTTCCTCGGCTTGTGTCTCAGTCTCCAGACGTCCCACGGACAAGATCCTGAAACATCCCAGGGCAGCCAACGCAAGAACGTGCTGTTCTTGATTTCCGATGACCTGAACACTCGCATCGGTTGCTACGGGGATCCGCTGGTCCAAACCCCCAACATCGATCGCCTGGCCGCGCGAGGCGTCCTGTTTGAAAACGCGGCTTGCCAGTACCCACTGTGCGGCCCGTCGCGAAATTCGATGTTGTGCGGGCTGTATCCCGACACCACCGGCATCCACGGCAACGCCCAAATTTTTCGTGACTCGATTCCCGAGCGTTGGTCGCTGCCCCAAGCCTTCCGGTTGGACGGGTACTTCGCTGGTCGCATCGGCAAGATGTACCACTACAACGTTCCCAAATCCGTCGGAACCAACGGCCATGATGACCCAGCGTCCTGGGAATTGGAGCTCAATCCAGCCGGCTGTGATCGACTGATCGAAGAACCGGACATTTTCACGCTTCGCAAAAACGCGTTCGGCGGAACGCTGTCCTGGTACGCGTCGCCTCGCCCGGACGCAGCCCACACCGATGGGATGCTGGCAGACGACGCATCCTGGGTTCTGGAACGCTGTGCCCAACGCAATGACCGCCCGTTTTTTCTAGCCGTTGGTTTCTATCGACCTCACACGCCCTATGTGGCACCCAAGGAATACTTCGATCTTTACCACCTGGAAGACATGCCGCTGTTTGACAATGTAGAAGAAGACAACGCGGACGTTCCGGAGGCGGCCTTGCTCAGTCGCAAAAAAGAACAAGAGCAACTCACCGACGATTTACGTCGCCAAGCGGTCCAGGCTTACTACGCCAGCACCACGTTCATGGACGCGCAAGTCGGCAAGGTGCTCGACACGCTCAAACGCACCGGCTTGGACAAGAACACGATCGTGGTTTTCACCAGCGATCACGGTTACTTCCTGGGTGAAAAGGGATTGTGGCAGAAGCAGGCCTTGTTCGACAAAGTCGCTGGTGTGCCGTTGATCATCGCGGAGCCCGGACGCACCGCAGGCGCGGTGGCCACCGCGCCCGTGGGACTGGTCGACCTGTACCCGACGCTGACGGAGTGGTGCGGCGTGCCCACGCAAGAATTGATGCAAGGCCAATCACTTGTACCGATGTTGCGAGATCCCTCGGCAACCGGTCGCGGCTACTCGATGTCGATGGTCGTTCGCAATGATCGTCAAGCCAAACAACGCTACTACGGGTACTCCATTCGCACCCAACGATACCGGCTGACCTTGTGGGACGACGGCAAACGTGGCACCGAGCTTTACGATCACCAAAACGATCCCGATGAATTCACCAACTTGGCTCACGGCGATCGCAAAAGCGATCCCGAGATCGCCCAAGTGATTCGCGACTTGACGCAGAAACTCGAAACCGAAAGAACCAAGGGGATGCCAGCGTCCGGCAAGCGAACCGAATACAAAGTCGGCAACTGGAACCCAATGCTCCGCATCGACGATTGAGCGGTGGCGACAATCGTCGCTGGCTTTTAGCTTTTAGCTTTTAGCTTTTAGCTTTTAGCTTCTAGCTTCTAGCTTCTAGCTTCTAGCTTCTAGCTTCTAGCTTCTAGCTTCTAGCTTCTAGCTTCTAGCTTCTAGCTTCTAGCTTCTAGCTTCTAGCCTCGTGCTCGTGCTCGTGCTCGTGCTCGTGCTCGTGCTCGTGCTCGTGCTCGTGCTCGTGCTCGTGCTCGTGCTCGTGCTCGTGGCACGAGCCATCGGTGCTCGATGCCAGCCCATACCACGCTCCATCCCTTGCATCACCAACGCATTCTCCCGCTACCAGGCCAGCCCTCCGCCCATCACCGGTTCTGGATTCGAAACGCCAGCTGCTGCAATTCACTGGCAAGATCCACGTTGATGATCGCTGTGCCGGAAGGCACACGAAGCGTCGTGGGGGCAAAGTTCAGGATGCCCTGAATCCCACCCGCCACCACGCGCGTTGCGACCTGACTGGCTTGTTCACTTGGCACCGCCAAGATGGCCAATTCTGGTTTCGCGGTCGCCAACACTTCTTCCAGATCGTCCAGGGAACGAATTGTCGTGCCCCCGACTTCGCGACCATACTTGCTTGGATCGGTGTCAAATGCGGCCGCAAGGGAAAATCCCAGGCGTTCAAATCCGCGATAACGCAGCAACGCGTTGCCCAGGGACCCAACGCCGATCAGGACCGCCTTCCACTGCACGCCTGATCCCAGCACCACACCGATTCGGTCGGCCAGGATTGCAACGTCGTATCCAACCCCACGGCGGCCGATCGATCCAATCGAACTGAGGTCGCGGCGAACGACGGCGGGCGACACATTGACCATTGCGCCCAGGTCACGGCTGTTCGTGGACGTTTCGCCGGAATCCAGCAAACGGTGCAATTCACGGTAATACAGCGACAAACGGCCCACCGCGGGCGTCGACAACTCGGCCCGACGATCGCTCTCATCGGGATTGTCGGAATCGTCCGCAGCGTGCTCTGTGTTCATGCCCATGACCGACCCGCGCATTTGATTTCACTGGAACAACCCGCAAGGTCGGTAGGACTCGACAACGCAATCGTTCCCTTTTGCCAGGACTTCCCTGTTTGCTTGTTCAACCCGTGTCCCGCAGACGATGAAGTTTGTGCATCAAGATCAGTTTTACTAGTCCGCAGAGTTTTCGCCTGGGTCACACACCTGGCACAGCTTATCTCTGTCCGACTGGCAAGTGAAGCCTTACCGACCCTCCCTGGCCCACGTGTGGGCCATCCCGCTCTCACCACCGCAGCCTCGGCCTTCGTTCAGTCGACGGGCACACTGCAACAAGAGTGACAGTGAATCAGGCAGCGGATCGGTTTAGCAGTCTGGGTCTTGGTTGGTATGGAGGTCAAGCCGGGGGGTATCCGGCAGGCCAAAGGAAGCTGCGTTATTACAACGTCCCGTTGTTACCTGTGGAGAAACTTACGATGAAACGTTTGTGGTTGTTGCCTGCTCTGATGATCATTTCGGTCGTCTCGGGCGCGAATGCTGCTCACGCTGCTTACAGCGGCGCGATCAGTTACGAAGGTTGTAGCAGTTGTGGTGGTTCCGTTGTTGCCGATGGATCGGTGATGGCAGACGGCTCAGCTGTGGCTGGTGGTTCGGTTATCTCTGACGGTTCGGCCGTCGCCGGTGGATCTTACACCGTGATGCGAACCGTCCGCGAAACAGTGATGGAGCAAGTCCAAGAGACTCGCACCCGCACTCGGAACGAAGTGTACTTCGAAGACCAAGTGGTCAACCGTACGCGGATGGTTCCAGAAACTCACCAAAAAGAAGTTCAGTACACGGTCATGGTGCCGTCGTACGAAACACGCCAACGCACGATCAACTACACGGTCAACAAGCCTGTGTACGAAACTCGTGAAAAGGTGATCAACTACACAGTCAAGAAACCTGTGTACGAAACACGTACGAAAACGATCAACTACACCGTTAACAAGCCTGTTTACGAACAGCACCAACGGGTGATCAACTACACAGTCAAGAAACCTGTGTACGAAACTCGTACGAAGACGATCAACTACACGGTCAACAAGCCTGTGTACGAAACTCGTCAAAAAGTGACCAACTACACCGTGATGGTGCCAACGTACGAAACTCGTACGCGAAACATCAACTACACGGTTTACAACACCGTGCAAGAACAAAAGGTTCGCACGGAAAACTACAGCGTCAGCGTCCCTCAAACGTACACCAAGACCATCACGGTCAAAGGTGGACACTGGGAAACTGTCACGGAAACCGTTCCTGGACCGATGATTCGTCGCACCGTGCGTGAGCCCGGTACGTCGTACTTCGACGCTTCGACTTGCCGAACCGTGTACTGCCCCGGCAAATGCCGAGTGGAATGCGTTCAAGGTTGCCCCAAGACGATCTGCAAGAAAGTCTGGGTCCCAACTTGCGAGCAAAAAGAAGTGACTTGCACCAAGTACGTCTCAGAATGCCGTACTCGTGAAATCCCTTACACCGTGTGCCGTCGAGTTCCTGAGTGCCGCACCAAGACCGTTGAGTACAAAGTGTGCAAAATGGTTCCTGAGTGCCGTACCAAGACTTGCAACTACACCGTGTGCAAGATGGTTCCTGAGTGCCGTAGCAAGACCGTTGAGTACAAAGTCTGCAAGATGGTTTGCGAAAACCGTCAGAAGACTTGCAACTACACGACCTGCAAAATGGTTCCCGAGTGCCGCACCAAGACTTGCAACTACACCGTTTGCAAGATGGTTTGCGAGCCTCGCACCAAAGTTTGCAAGTACACCGTCTGCAAGATGGTTCCTGAGTGCCGCACCAAAGTTTGCGAGTACAAAGTTTGCAAGATGATCCCTGAGTGCCGTACCAAGACCGTGTGCTACACGACTTGCCGCAAAGAGTGCTACCAAGAAACGATCAAGGTCAAGAAGTGCCGCCAAGTGTGCGAGCCTTACACCGTGACTCGTTGCGTGCCACGAGTGGTTTGCAAGCAAGTTCCTGTCACCGTTTGCTGCCCAGCTCCAACTTGCGGATGTGCAGACGCCTGTGCTCCAGCATGTGCACCTGCTTCGGCTGGTCCTATCCGTAGCTTGCTCAAGGGAATCCTTGGCGGCAACGGTTGTGGCTGCGGAAACGACTGCGGATGCGACGCTGGTTGCGATGCAGGCTGCGACGTTGCTCCTGCTTGCGGCTGCTGATTGAAACTTGTTCTCAGGGGAGCCCCCACAACGGGGCTACCCAGAGAACGTTGACGTAACGCTCTCCACACAGCGACCCCAACCCGACTTCGTCGGCCGTGCTGATTCGGACATCGAACCGAATAACGGATCACCGGCCACGAAGTCACCGGGGTGCCTGAGTGGACTCAACGCGATCAAACAAAACCGGGGACGAACTT
The Rhodopirellula islandica DNA segment above includes these coding regions:
- a CDS encoding sulfatase, with the protein product MSIRRIFGFGLFLGLCLSLQTSHGQDPETSQGSQRKNVLFLISDDLNTRIGCYGDPLVQTPNIDRLAARGVLFENAACQYPLCGPSRNSMLCGLYPDTTGIHGNAQIFRDSIPERWSLPQAFRLDGYFAGRIGKMYHYNVPKSVGTNGHDDPASWELELNPAGCDRLIEEPDIFTLRKNAFGGTLSWYASPRPDAAHTDGMLADDASWVLERCAQRNDRPFFLAVGFYRPHTPYVAPKEYFDLYHLEDMPLFDNVEEDNADVPEAALLSRKKEQEQLTDDLRRQAVQAYYASTTFMDAQVGKVLDTLKRTGLDKNTIVVFTSDHGYFLGEKGLWQKQALFDKVAGVPLIIAEPGRTAGAVATAPVGLVDLYPTLTEWCGVPTQELMQGQSLVPMLRDPSATGRGYSMSMVVRNDRQAKQRYYGYSIRTQRYRLTLWDDGKRGTELYDHQNDPDEFTNLAHGDRKSDPEIAQVIRDLTQKLETERTKGMPASGKRTEYKVGNWNPMLRIDD
- a CDS encoding redox-sensing transcriptional repressor Rex, with the translated sequence MGMNTEHAADDSDNPDESDRRAELSTPAVGRLSLYYRELHRLLDSGETSTNSRDLGAMVNVSPAVVRRDLSSIGSIGRRGVGYDVAILADRIGVVLGSGVQWKAVLIGVGSLGNALLRYRGFERLGFSLAAAFDTDPSKYGREVGGTTIRSLDDLEEVLATAKPELAILAVPSEQASQVATRVVAGGIQGILNFAPTTLRVPSGTAIINVDLASELQQLAFRIQNR
- a CDS encoding YTV domain protein — its product is MKRLWLLPALMIISVVSGANAAHAAYSGAISYEGCSSCGGSVVADGSVMADGSAVAGGSVISDGSAVAGGSYTVMRTVRETVMEQVQETRTRTRNEVYFEDQVVNRTRMVPETHQKEVQYTVMVPSYETRQRTINYTVNKPVYETREKVINYTVKKPVYETRTKTINYTVNKPVYEQHQRVINYTVKKPVYETRTKTINYTVNKPVYETRQKVTNYTVMVPTYETRTRNINYTVYNTVQEQKVRTENYSVSVPQTYTKTITVKGGHWETVTETVPGPMIRRTVREPGTSYFDASTCRTVYCPGKCRVECVQGCPKTICKKVWVPTCEQKEVTCTKYVSECRTREIPYTVCRRVPECRTKTVEYKVCKMVPECRTKTCNYTVCKMVPECRSKTVEYKVCKMVCENRQKTCNYTTCKMVPECRTKTCNYTVCKMVCEPRTKVCKYTVCKMVPECRTKVCEYKVCKMIPECRTKTVCYTTCRKECYQETIKVKKCRQVCEPYTVTRCVPRVVCKQVPVTVCCPAPTCGCADACAPACAPASAGPIRSLLKGILGGNGCGCGNDCGCDAGCDAGCDVAPACGC